The Candidatus Limnocylindrales bacterium DNA window ACACGGTGCTCGGCCTCGGCGACGGCGGCGCGCATCTCGGAACCATCTGCGACGCGAGCTTCACGACGCACATGCTCACGCACTGGACACGCGACCGGCGGCGCGGCGAGAAGCTTCCGATCGAGACGGTGGTGCGCTGGCACGCGCGCGATACCGCCGAAGCCGTCGGGCTGTTCGACCGGGGACGTCTCGAGCCCGGCTACAAGGCCGACATCAACGTGATCGACTACGACCGCCTGCGCATGAAGCCGCCGCGTATCGTGCACGATCTTCCGGGAGGCGGCCGGCGTCTGATCCAGGAAGCCGACGGTTACTGCCTCGCGATGGTCGGCGGAATCGTCACGTACCGCGACGGTGCAGCAACTGCCGATCTGCCGGGACGGCTGCTTCGCGGGGCCCGGCCGGCGCCGGAATAAAGGAGAACGCGATGACTGCAACGCAGTGGACGCCGAGAGTTCTCGAACCCGAATGCGAATGGACGTCGGCCGACGTCGCCGACGAATCCGTCTGGACCGAGCACTTTGCTGCCGACGAGCTCGAAGAGCTCGATGCGGCGCTTCGCTGCGCGCTCGCGCGCTCGAACGACGTGCTCGAAGTCGGGCGCGACGACTTTCCGCTTCCGCGTCTTCGCGAGCGCCTGGTCGCGATCGAAAAGGAGCTGATCTCCGGTCGCGGCTTCGTCCGCCTGCGCGGCATCGAGCGCGAGCGCTACTCGCAGGCCGAGATGGAGATGCTGTACTGGGGCATCGGCATGCACCTCGGCACGCCGTGGGCGCAGAACCACAAGGGCCACGTGCTCGGCGACGTGACCGACCAGGGAAAGGCGATGAACGATCCGACCGCGCGCGGCAACGAGCTCGGCGGCATTGCGCTGCCGTTCCATTGCGACGGCTCGGATCTGGTCGGGCTGATGTGTCTTCAGAACGGACTGCGCGGCGGCCTGTCGGCCGTTGCGAATTCGGTGACCATTCACAACCGCATGGTGCGCGAGGATCCCGAGCTTGCCGCCGAGCTGTACAAGCCGCTGCCGTACGATTACCGCGGCGAGCAGGCGCCGGGCACCAGGCCTTTTTATGCGCTTCCGGTCTTCACCGACTGGAACGGCCGGTTGTTCGTGCGCTGCATTCCGCCGTACATCCTCGCGTCGCAGCGTCATCCCGAAGCTCCGCGCATCGGCGAGCTCGGCATGCGTGCGCTGACTCGCCTGGTCGAGCTCGCCGACGATCCGGTCAATCACGTGACGATGGAGTTCGTGCCCGGCGACATGCAGTTCATCAACAACTATCACGTCATGCATGGCCGGACCGAGTATGCGGACGACCGCGCCGAAGGGCGCGTGCGGCATCTCAAACGCTTGTGGCTGGAGACCGACGTTCTCGATGACCGCCCGCCGTATTTCGCCAACAACGTCAGCTCGCACTGGAACGGGCGGCGAAGCGCCAGCCGGATGGTCGTGAACTAGCCGGGTTTCGTTCGCAGGCGTCGGCGCACTTCGTCAATGGCTCTCGGTTGCGGCTTCCTGCCGGAACACGACGAGGCAGCCCGCAATCGCGACCAGAAGAACCGCCGTTGCGGTGTAGCGGCTGAGCGCCAGCCCACCGCTGGCCACGGGCTTGTCGAGGAAGTCGCCGACGACGGCGCCGAGCGGACGCGTCAGCACGAACGCCGCCCAGAACAGCAGCGTGCGCGAGATGCTCGTCCACAAGTACGCGGCTGCGACGATCGCGAGCAGCGCGCCGAAGACCATCGCCGCGCCGGTGTAGCCAAGGTCGGCCGAGTCGGCCGTCCAGTCGCCGAGCGCGGTTCCGAGGGTCTGCGACAGCATGATCGTCAGCCAGTAGAACATCTCGGCTTTCGGCGAGCTCACGGAATCGACCGACACCGTGCCGAGCGTGCGATACCAGAGCGCGAACGACCCGACGAGCAGCGTGATCAGCAGCACCACGCCGCCGGCATAGCCGATGCCGAGCGATCGGTCGGCAAAATCGGCCAGCGTGGTTCCGACGGTGGTCGTCGCGATGATCGTCGTCCAGTACAGGTACGGGTTGAATCGCCTGGCCGAGATCTGGGCGCCGGCGGCAGCGACAAAGATCACCGTGAAGATGACGGTCGCGGCGAGGTAGCCGAGGTCCATCGACATCGACACCGCGTCGCCGCCGGTTTCACCGAGCGTCGTCGCGAGGATCTTCAGGGCCCAGAAGAGCAGGGTCACCTGCGGTACCTTGCTCACCTGCTTCTCGGTCGCGTCGTTCATGGCGGTAGTGACCCTCGCCGGGCGAGGACATGTCGTCCGAGTTCCAGTTGAGTGAAGCGCCGGGCTTGACGCAATGCAACGCTTCACGAAAGTGGCTTGTTGTTTCCGTCCTCACCCGCGACGATGGGTGACATTGTGTGGGTCGCACGGTCCGTGTGTTTCGGTCCCGGACCGGTAGCTCCGCCTTTATGATCCATCGCGCGCGACGATGTCGCGCGGCGCAAACGGAGGTTTTCATGAGTCGCTGTCTTCACGGAATCCGCATGGGCGCCCTGGCGCTTACGTTCGCCGCAATGCTCGTCAACTGCGGTGGGGACGATGATGGCAACGGCGGCGGCGGCGGCGGTGCGATTACGCTGCGGCGGTTCTTCGGCATGAACGGTGACGGCAATTGCACGAACGTCGTCGTGACCGTCGACCTTGCGGCTGCAGGCGCGGTACTGGCGCGCAGTGACGGAGATCTCGATTGCGCGATCGATGCCGTCCTGGCCGGAAACGGATGCCATGGGACCTTCACCGAGCTCGAAAACGGCGACACGCTGCGGGTCACGATCAGCGGCTGCACGATTCCGGCGACGACCAACCTGTTCATCTGCGGCTTCGAAGACGCCGATCTTTCCGAGCTGACGTCCGAGAGCAGCGCCCAGTGCACGTGCGCCACGGCCGGCTGTGACAACAGCCCGCCGCTTTGCATCGACGACAACCTCGATCCGCGCTCGTGCGAGGATTGCGACAACAACAAGGACGACGACGGCAACGGTCTCAAAGACTGCGCGGATCCGAACTGCGAGCACTCGCCGCTTTGCGAGGGCTCGCCGGCGACCACGATCGAGACGGTGACGACCTCGACTCTCCCGTCCGAGCCGCTTTCGATC harbors:
- a CDS encoding TauD/TfdA family dioxygenase, producing the protein MTATQWTPRVLEPECEWTSADVADESVWTEHFAADELEELDAALRCALARSNDVLEVGRDDFPLPRLRERLVAIEKELISGRGFVRLRGIERERYSQAEMEMLYWGIGMHLGTPWAQNHKGHVLGDVTDQGKAMNDPTARGNELGGIALPFHCDGSDLVGLMCLQNGLRGGLSAVANSVTIHNRMVREDPELAAELYKPLPYDYRGEQAPGTRPFYALPVFTDWNGRLFVRCIPPYILASQRHPEAPRIGELGMRALTRLVELADDPVNHVTMEFVPGDMQFINNYHVMHGRTEYADDRAEGRVRHLKRLWLETDVLDDRPPYFANNVSSHWNGRRSASRMVVN